The sequence CTTGGGCttccataatatatatattttttttctttcggcAACCATACCATTTCATTAAACCCAAACTGGCatataaatattacaatacAAAGAGGAAGCCCAAATTAAGATTACAGCCCAATAACAATTTTAGTGATCTACacgtgtaaaaaaaaaaaaaagctaatctAAAGATCTCGACTATCTCATTTCCGACGAAATCACCACcgtaatcctttttttttgtcaaaccacCACTGCAATCCTAGTTCCAGTTCTAGAACTGAACATCATCCATGGTGCTTGAAAAAACTTCAATAATCGTCGCTTGAGCCTATCATATTTTACTCGCTTGCATTGCTTATTAGAAACCTACGCCTATAAACGCCCAATTAAttgaaaatctaaaatctacCACCGTAGAATAAGAACTCGGAGAGTCGGCCTAGGTATTTGTTAAAGCGTCGTCAGAACACGACCAGAACTTCAAGTCTTCATATTCCAAACCGAACGGACCGCAATGTCTTGAAACCTCACCCAAGGAATACCTACACTCGAATTCGCCTTACTGAAAAGTGAGGATTTATAATCACAAGGGAGGTGAATCAAGCATCAGTGATAAGAAAGATCTAATCAATCAATCGGGGATAACCCGCCATTGAAATCGATTGCTAGGAAAGAGTATTATTCTGGATCTTGTTTGAGTTGAACTAAACATCGCAGAAAGGTACGACGTTTATAGTGGAGGCTTCAGCCGGTGGTTATGGTGGAAAACGAAGCAGTTGAATGAATGCAAGTGGGCTGAGTGGAGTAATCAAAGAAAACTCAAGAGTAATGAACAAAGTTATGGAAGGTGATACGTTACAAAGAGCTAGACGGCGTTCATAATTTTGGTGAAATCTCATCATCGAGGAAGACGGGAGACAAACCTAATGGGTGTCTAATAGGCTCAATGTATGGGTTTACTCTAGCTATTATAATAAAAGCCCAGATCACATTCTTTTTAAGAGAAGCTTTAAAAGTTTTAGAGAGATTAATTGCAGGATTCTAGTATTGTGACACGTGGTGCAATTTGCCCATATCTCTTTGATGAGCTGGATAGCCTAATGAGAGAGACAACTctcctttatatataaagatactagattttgatccacgCATTCAAAGcgcattataattttttgtgaaAGCtttatataatcatattttctctttatttaaagTAGGCATGTACAAAAAATCCGTAACCCAAAGTCTGAACATAACACAAACCCGAAAACCTGATCTATACCCGGTCGTAAATACCATAATGGGTCTTGTAGTACGGAACATATCTGAATCCGAATTATTTATTAGCCAAACTCGAATGGGTAATCCAAAAACCGgaaaacccgaaaaaccgatcCGATGTCCAtataatcacaaatataaatatttaaaaattacttcagatattcaattttatatttatttagaaatgatatctaaaaataagtatttaaattttaaataagtacCTTAAATATCCAGTTCTATATTAATAAGTATTTATTTCTTatgtttgattttaaattttggatctAACCTAAAATATATCAGAACCAAACCAATATAGCCTAAATCTGAatgatatattgttttttttttatgctttTTAGGATGTGATACAAATTAGAACTATAACTAATGTGTTATATCTGAACTCAATCCACATTTACAAATTTACCAGAATGAGATCTACgatgtgatataaattaaaaccaaaattcaAAGTACCCAACCCGTATCTTGGTACATGAACAACGCCCAAGCCTAACTTAAAgtgatttttatgttttgttctgttagttttatatttgataaatatttcaCATCTTTGTTGGAATAATCTGTGAACTATGctcataaaaaaatatcaataatacATGTTCCATCATACCACTAAATATTAACAGTagctaaatattaatatttattctataatatatatatatatatatagttttaatacTCTAACTATAAGAATTGTATTTTAATGTATTTGGTGAAGATTTTGAAGAATTTGTTTCGGATTAATGTACAATTGTATATGTACTAAATAGTAggcataaatcattatttactatattaaattattaattagtaaaataattgattagttatttaaatttagttttaatataaattgaattcattagtttcaaaaagtaatagattagttatttagtttcttaattttaggcatgatgtatatttaataaGTATAAGTAGAAATAACATGAAAACTAGTTAAATGTAATAGTCTAACATATACTATttgtaagtaaataaaaattactttaGTAGTattgattcttgttttttctATACTCGCTTTCTTATTTATGAAGGAAgttaaagttacaaaaaaacatatttatgaaGGAAGTTGACACAATTCAATTTACATGTTTATTGGACATTTGGTTTGTAGTTTATTGGACTAGATGTATGTTTCTTACACAACAGCTTTAAGATAGTCACATGTAAAGGACAAAAAATTTATTTGTCGTCTACGATTCATCTGTCAATACTGAAACATATTTttcctttatatttttttattagtatcAGTTATGTCCttttaattaaaacatatattttctcTTAATTCTATGTTTGATAAATCCGTTtgattgaaaattatatatttatttaaataagtttatcttctatattttaagatttcTTATCATTTCTGGATGTGTCACTCTCACGGTTGGGCCACGCCACATGCGGAAACGTTAGTGTTAGTGACAAACAAGAATCGACACTCACTAGTAACCATTAACATTACCGATATCCTAGTCAAAATGTATAGAAGTTTCATTCTTGCatgctttgtttttatttttgaaggaAGTTGTTGGGCTTTCTCGACTGTGGGGGCAGTGGAAAGCTTGAACAAGATCGTTACAGGAGAGTTAGTTACTTTGTCCGAGCAGGATTTGATCAATTGCAACAAAGAAAATAATGGTTGCGGAGGAGGAAAAGTCGAAACTGCCTATGAGTTCATAGTTGAAAATGGGGGTCTTCGTACCAACAGCGATTATCCTTACAAGGCTGTTAATGGAGTCTGTGACGCCAGCCTTAAGGTCGGCATAGTTACAAtcgcatatatataaatgataatatcACTTACGTAAACAACATGAAACGtcaatattcaaatattttattgttaaaactattttagtagatgttaaaaaaaaaaaaactatttttgtagGCAAACAACAAGAATGTTATGATTGATGGGTATGAGAATTTGCTTGCAAACGACGAACATGCTCTTAGGAAAGCGGTTGCTCACCAGCCTGTAACTGCAGTTATCGATTCCAGCAGCCGGGAGTTTCAGCTTTACGAGTCGGTGAGAATTCTTCGCGTTTCTTTTAAAAAGTGGTTTAGCGCAAGATAATTGTGTTATTATATGCATTGAATATTTTTTCCTTACCTGAAAGGGAGTTTTTGATGGAACGTGCGGAACAAACCTAAACCATGGAGTTGTTGTAGTCGGGTATGGGACAGAGAAAGGACGTGACTATTGGATCGTGAGAAACTCGTGGGGCAACACTTGGGGAGAGGCTGGCTACATGAAGATGGCTCGCAACACTGCTGATCCTAGAGGCTTCTGTGGTATTGCGATGCGAGCTTCATACCCTCTAAGGAACTCGTTTTCTACCGATATAAGGTCTATGGCCTAATAAGATGAACTAAATGGAAGGGATCGAGTTGGAAAACAACTTATTCGactttgaaagaaaaataatgtaGTCGATGGGTTTGGCTTTGTAATATATTTCCAACATGTTTGGGAATGTTCGAGTTTGTATAATATGCATTTATGGATATTTCGTTTGGTTCTAGTGATTAAATTTTCACTTCAAGATATTAGGAGTGAACATGGAAAGTATACTTTTGAATTTAGGGCCATTACCCAAGTCAGCTCTTACAGATAATAAACCAATTAATATTCGTATCTAACTCAGGAAAACCAGATATCTAGACTAACATGTCAGCTTGTCGAAAATGGAGGAAAAAAGTAGGTTTTACAGATTAGGGAGAATCATTATTTCGTTTCTCTGTCCCGTCCTCTTAGCCAAGCTTTGTTACCTCACTTTTATCGTTTCCGGCGGTCGTCAGGTTTCTTTTTGCCGTCGACCTCTCCCTTGTTCGCCACGTCAGCATTTGTCTCTCACCATGTCACCTTTTTCTTGTCTCTGCTGCTTTGGATATCTGATACGGTAAAACTAATCATAAGGTTAGGGTGTCCTAAACTTCTATGGAGAATAGGCAATGtggaaccaaaattcacaccgTCAACAATTTGTAACGAAGAAAGCAAACCTTTTTACGGGGGTCTGGGTTTTATACATAGCCAAGGACAAAAAGGTGCTGTAACGatagaaaaaacaaaatttaaaaacaagagATTTTTATTCCAAATATGCGTATGAGCGTTCCAAAGACAGAATCGTGTAGGACGTCCATTTGGAAGGGAAATTACAATGAAAATCCAATAACACATGCAGTAATACTTATCCACATAATTACAAGACTTGTTCAAGGCCGAGTTAAGCGCAAAGATCTACATAATTACAAGACTTGtacctaatatttatgtgctctgCCATTGTATTAGGCAACACACGCTTTCTTATTTTCTATTATTCACAGCAAACAGTTTTAgggttttaagtagatttggaGAGAAAATTCGTTCAGAGCTTTGTATATGAACTCCATTGATTTTTTAACCTTATTCTATGCATTTTATTCAGACTATTGCTATGTTCTGCTTTGCTATGTCAAAGTAGTTCTCTTTGTTACATATAGGGTTAATTAGGGTTATGAAGGATTAGCCAAAACTATATAATTGCTAATGTGATAAAGATATCAATCATTAGAATTGCTATTAATGCTTGTGCTCTAGAGTATCTAACTAGAACTATATCTTAGGATTGTAGACAACTACAACTGTAGGTTCTTCACCTAAATTTATTCTTTTGAGCTAGGTTGCTAAGTACATACAACAGCTAGTCTAGGAAGTTTAATGAACCTATCGGATATGACTTTAAAACGGGTTTAAggaagtgtcgatcgatgctagaAAGGTAGCAACGATCGACACTCATTCTGGCTTCACATGCGAAAGCTGGAATACTGGACTTAGAAAATTTATTACTCACATGCGAAAGCTGGATATCTATACTTTAGAATTCTAGTTCTAGAATATCACATACATACCTTAAGCATTCTATATCTCTATAATCATGATTGCATGAACTCTAGATCTAGCTATATTCTCATTACTTAAAACCAACCAATCAATTCTGCTTTTTCTGTTtgatttactgcttttaaataTATTGCTTAGCTTAATCATTGACTGCTTTGAGCTTACTGTGTGTCCTCGCTTCTTATGGATTCGATCCCTACAACTGAACattttatttgagagagtaaaatgTGCTCAAAGGTTAATTTGAGTATTATCGCTAGAGGAAACCCAACCATCTCTCATCTCTTATTCGCGAACTACGATGGCATGTTCTTTTGTAGAGAAGAAACACCTCAATGCGTGGAATTGATGTGAATCATCTACGTATACGGGGAAGCCTCATGACAACAATTGAATAAATCAAAGTCTCCAGTTCTCTTCGGTTCTAAGATTGTAACGTCCATTAAAATTGATCTGGCCCAAACTTGTTTCTGGCATGTGTGTTGAAAGGGAAGTATTATCGCCACTTTTGTCTGATGAGAACCGGAAAAGTCTAAAATCCTTCCTATGGTTAGAACATCTTGATGGCAGCAAAACAAGTTCTAAGTGATGGCCTATAGAGGATGATAGAGACGGGGCTGAGACGATGGTATGGGAAGACGTTTGGATCCCAGACTCGCCTCCCCGTCCAGCTGCACAACGCTAACATATTACTGATCCAGACCTTCGTGTCCACCACCATATCTACTTTGATAGGAAAGAGTGGAAGGTGGACTTGATTTACGAAGTGATTGGTGCAGGGGATCTAATGAGTATCACCAAGATCAATTTAAGCAAAACAGGTAGAGGAGGTGGATACTGCTGGAAACACTCATAATGTGGATACTATACGGTACGATCAGGCTATGACATTGCTGTTGAACAAAGACGAAGCCGTACGGCAGAGCCTCTGTTGGAACCAAGTATAAAAGCCCTGAAACAAAAGTTGTGGAAATTGAAGACATCAAGAAAGATCAAACATTTCCTATGACAAGCTCTATCTGGATATGTAGTTTCAGCAAGCAAACTTGTCGAATGCCACTGTGGAACCGACGCTTTGTGCCAACGCTGTGGAATAAACAAGGAAgatgtaaatcatattttatttgagTGTCCACCTGCACTTTGGTGCTGGGCGCTATCTAATATTATGTTCTCTCTGGGTCTTTGTTCTTGTGTTCCTCTCTGTACATTAACTTTGAGTCCTTGTTTCATCAAATGGCGGATGGAAACAACCATATAGAGGACATCACAATGTTCCCTTGGCTACCATGGTATATATGGAAGGTCAGAAAAGAAAAGTGCTTCAATGCAAAGGACATATCCGCCATGGACACCCTGCAATTGGCGCGTAAAGAAGCTGAAGCATGGAAGCTGGCCCAGGTAGGAGAAGCGATGGAGGAACCGGAAACCATAGGTCAAGCTCAAAAAACGAACCGTGTGAGTCAAACAAGACCCATAACATGTCAAGTAGATGCGTCATGGTCTGATACAACCGATTGGACGGGTTTGGGATTTGTGCTAATAAAGACAGACAAGATAAAACTGATTGGTCAGAAATGTTTTGTAAAAGCGACAAATCCACTTCAAGCAGAGGCAGAGGACTGTTGTGGGCGATGACAGAAGTAAGCTGCCGCAGGTATCAACATGGGAGCTTCAAGTCGGACTGTCAACAATTGGTTAACATTATCCGAAGAAAGGAAGACTGGCCAGCCTTAGCACATGGATTGATGAAATTTCTACCTTGAAACAacttttttgggttttgatatctttttgtTTCTTAGATTAGCAAATATCC comes from Brassica rapa cultivar Chiifu-401-42 chromosome A02, CAAS_Brap_v3.01, whole genome shotgun sequence and encodes:
- the LOC103853525 gene encoding probable cysteine protease RDL4 produces the protein MRMRSAKSAILILLVAMVIISCVTAMDMSVVSYDDNHHVTAGPGRRQSIFDGEAELIFDSWIVKHAKAYNSVAEKERRLTIFKDNLRFITNRNAENLSYRLGLTRFADLSLREYKEVCHGADPGPPKNHFIMTSSDRYKTSVGDVLPKSVDWRKKGAVTEIKYQGDCRSCWAFSTVGAVESLNKIVTGELVTLSEQDLINCNKENNGCGGGKVETAYEFIVENGGLRTNSDYPYKAVNGVCDASLKANNKNVMIDGYENLLANDEHALRKAVAHQPVTAVIDSSSREFQLYESGVFDGTCGTNLNHGVVVVGYGTEKGRDYWIVRNSWGNTWGEAGYMKMARNTADPRGFCGIAMRASYPLRNSFSTDIRSMA